From the genome of Scytonema hofmannii PCC 7110, one region includes:
- a CDS encoding Uma2 family endonuclease, whose protein sequence is MTLEIKLESTPQTPSVVDWEPPIPPTDLIFDDGVPLETNRHRIAMNALIRSMLIALANRNDYFAGGNMFVYYSSTQAKNRDFRGPDFFVVLDVDGSRSRQGWVVWDEEGRYPDVIVELLSQSTAEIDKGEKKQLYERVFKTPNYYVFDPFNPSAFQGWCLDHKQKYQPLEANEKGWLWCEMLGLWLGTWEGTIDRETAVWLRFYDTEGNLILLPEEAAQQQAEAERQRSVVSQQQAEAERQRAERLAAKLRELGVEPENL, encoded by the coding sequence ATGACGCTAGAAATCAAGTTAGAATCAACACCCCAGACACCATCAGTTGTGGATTGGGAACCCCCAATACCACCCACGGATTTAATCTTTGATGATGGTGTACCCTTGGAGACAAATCGCCACCGGATTGCAATGAATGCCTTGATTCGGTCAATGTTGATTGCATTGGCAAACCGCAATGATTATTTTGCGGGGGGCAATATGTTCGTTTACTACAGTAGCACTCAAGCAAAGAATCGAGATTTCCGAGGACCGGATTTCTTCGTGGTTCTAGATGTAGACGGGAGCCGTTCTCGACAAGGATGGGTAGTGTGGGATGAAGAAGGACGCTATCCGGATGTGATTGTAGAATTACTCTCACAAAGCACGGCAGAAATTGATAAGGGAGAGAAAAAGCAACTCTACGAAAGAGTGTTTAAAACACCAAATTACTATGTGTTTGACCCTTTTAACCCCAGTGCTTTTCAAGGGTGGTGTTTGGATCATAAACAGAAGTATCAGCCGTTAGAAGCAAATGAAAAAGGATGGCTGTGGTGCGAAATGCTCGGATTATGGCTGGGAACTTGGGAAGGAACTATCGATCGCGAAACAGCAGTTTGGTTGAGGTTTTACGATACAGAAGGAAACCTTATTTTGTTACCCGAAGAAGCAGCACAGCAACAAGCTGAAGCGGAACGCCAACGATCTGTTGTATCACAGCAACAAGCTGAAGCAGAACGCCAACGGGCTGAACGTTTAGCAGCTAAGTTACGAGAGTTGGGAGTAGAACCAGAGAATTTGTAA
- a CDS encoding helix-turn-helix domain-containing protein codes for MEYNCYAPKIIRTEQENEKALKIVEELMHCPNRTPEEDELYEILIVLIEKFDREYYSPGEGSTPHSILSFLMEQQGIKLLIFQRFHK; via the coding sequence ATGGAGTACAATTGTTACGCACCGAAAATTATCAGAACTGAGCAAGAGAATGAAAAAGCCCTAAAAATTGTTGAGGAATTAATGCATTGTCCGAATCGAACTCCAGAGGAGGATGAACTTTATGAAATACTGATTGTTTTAATTGAAAAGTTTGATCGAGAATATTACTCACCTGGAGAAGGCTCAACCCCTCATTCTATATTAAGTTTTTTAATGGAGCAACAAGGAATTAAACTATTGATTTTCCAACGTTTTCACAAATAA
- a CDS encoding effector-associated domain EAD1-containing protein: MGLEGYKKKELMEALKSAFPNRNELVMMLSLELDMEESEVPDNSSYNFVVFKLIERFESQDRIQKLLEGACRANPGNLDLQKVAKTRLHFPKH, encoded by the coding sequence ATGGGTTTAGAAGGTTATAAGAAAAAGGAACTTATGGAAGCACTCAAGTCGGCTTTTCCTAACCGGAATGAGTTGGTTATGATGTTGAGTCTAGAACTTGATATGGAAGAATCAGAAGTTCCTGACAATTCGAGTTATAATTTTGTTGTCTTCAAATTAATAGAGCGATTTGAGTCTCAAGATCGCATACAGAAATTGCTTGAGGGTGCGTGTAGGGCAAATCCTGGTAATCTTGATTTGCAGAAAGTCGCTAAAACGAGGTTGCACTTCCCCAAACATTAG
- a CDS encoding Uma2 family endonuclease, translating to MVMQADEKKNYTSEEYLELEINSEQRHEYINGEIIPMTGGTPNHNQIAGNFYAALNFALKRQPYRVFVTDQRLWIPKKRIYTYPDVMVVQGELQLQEGRRDTITNPLIVAEVLSVSTRSYDKDEKFLAYRTLPTFQEYLLIDQYEVYIEHFFKTDSKRWSFIEYNDINETLSLNSISFKICLTDIYDKVEFDNL from the coding sequence ATGGTAATGCAAGCTGATGAGAAAAAAAACTATACCAGCGAAGAATATTTAGAATTAGAGATTAACTCAGAACAACGTCATGAATACATTAACGGTGAAATTATTCCTATGACTGGTGGTACACCAAATCACAATCAAATTGCAGGTAATTTTTATGCAGCGCTAAATTTTGCTCTCAAACGTCAACCCTATCGAGTTTTTGTCACCGATCAACGACTCTGGATTCCTAAAAAACGAATTTATACTTATCCTGATGTTATGGTAGTTCAGGGAGAATTGCAATTACAAGAAGGGAGACGCGATACTATTACTAATCCATTAATTGTTGCTGAAGTGTTATCAGTATCAACTAGAAGTTATGACAAAGATGAGAAATTCTTAGCTTATCGTACTCTTCCAACTTTTCAGGAATATTTATTAATTGACCAGTATGAAGTATATATAGAACATTTTTTTAAAACAGATAGTAAACGCTGGTCTTTTATTGAATATAATGATATTAACGAAACATTATCTCTCAATTCTATTTCTTTTAAAATCTGTCTTACAGATATTTATGACAAAGTTGAATTTGACAATCTATGA
- a CDS encoding Uma2 family endonuclease, translated as MTQTSKTSMTFEEYLQYDDGTDKKYEFVGGELVEMPPESTLNSRISFFLALQFAKLVLEEQICHKDTEIAVSGSQVQTRLPDLMILSEELAEILGQTNRGTIQLEMPPPDLIVEVVSPGKTNEDRDYRFKRSEYSARGVSEYWAIDPQKRKITVYKLVDGFYEEEEYAGNTFIQSRFTALKLTTEQILNRKL; from the coding sequence ATGACTCAAACCAGCAAAACATCCATGACTTTTGAGGAGTACCTACAATACGACGATGGAACGGATAAAAAGTATGAATTTGTGGGTGGAGAGTTAGTTGAAATGCCTCCCGAAAGCACTCTAAACTCTAGAATTTCCTTTTTTTTAGCGCTTCAATTTGCCAAGCTTGTATTGGAAGAACAAATTTGTCACAAAGATACAGAAATTGCAGTATCTGGATCGCAAGTACAGACACGATTACCAGATTTGATGATTCTATCAGAGGAACTTGCAGAAATTTTGGGACAAACAAACCGAGGTACTATCCAACTAGAAATGCCTCCACCAGATTTGATTGTTGAAGTCGTGTCTCCTGGTAAAACCAATGAAGATCGCGATTATCGCTTCAAACGTTCGGAGTACTCTGCTAGAGGAGTTTCTGAGTATTGGGCGATCGATCCACAAAAACGCAAAATCACGGTTTATAAGCTAGTTGATGGTTTTTATGAGGAGGAGGAGTACGCAGGAAATACATTTATCCAATCCCGATTTACGGCACTAAAGTTAACAACTGAACAAATTCTTAACCGTAAGCTTTAG
- a CDS encoding MFS transporter gives MENQTIANPKPFLLQPSSYQVWAQASARFLYQAGYGTIQFFIPLIFVNQLNFSATVVGIAMGCGALAGVVGHFLGGYLADSPSYGRKRTLLFSALLSILAAIALAFLPNLPMLIVANLLMGLSAGCYWTAADAAVIDVTPPQEHQKAFAILVLADSLGSGLGILSGGIILSLVTQPQTLFLIAGLILLIFLVLIQVAIADSHQDAKEHSDPLQGFNLALKDSSLQVFMLINVLFTTYIALVSSTLPLYFTNFVLTGSSQTTSDAGSSLVSVANLFTWCYVGIGAVLQLPLVQVLTSLLNVQVLTISMLLWGAGFVLVWVTHLMPSIAIAGTIAAFAVLSIAGAIYKPFAPALIAELAPKSLRAVYLAIGYQCWSIGYFVGPILGGWAMDRSPEIAHDLWIATAISSFFGLFMLHILRLKRAVLGTQ, from the coding sequence GTGGAAAATCAAACTATTGCCAATCCCAAACCCTTTTTGCTCCAACCATCAAGTTATCAGGTTTGGGCGCAGGCAAGTGCTCGATTTCTCTATCAAGCAGGATATGGAACTATCCAATTCTTTATCCCATTAATTTTTGTTAATCAATTGAATTTCTCGGCAACGGTGGTTGGGATTGCGATGGGCTGTGGAGCGCTTGCTGGAGTCGTGGGGCATTTTTTGGGGGGTTATTTAGCTGATTCTCCTAGTTATGGTCGCAAACGAACATTGTTATTTTCGGCTTTGCTATCGATTCTAGCAGCGATCGCATTAGCATTCCTCCCCAATTTACCAATGCTGATTGTTGCAAATTTACTCATGGGGTTAAGCGCTGGATGTTATTGGACGGCGGCTGATGCTGCAGTTATTGATGTCACTCCTCCACAAGAACATCAAAAAGCATTTGCCATTCTGGTACTAGCAGATAGTCTTGGCAGTGGGCTGGGAATCTTGAGTGGTGGAATCATACTTTCTTTAGTCACGCAACCACAAACGCTCTTTCTGATTGCAGGGCTGATTCTCTTGATATTTTTGGTATTAATTCAAGTTGCGATCGCCGATTCTCATCAAGACGCGAAGGAACATTCCGATCCACTACAAGGATTTAATTTGGCATTGAAAGATAGCTCTCTGCAAGTCTTTATGTTAATTAACGTTCTTTTTACAACTTATATTGCTTTGGTTAGCAGTACATTACCACTCTATTTTACAAACTTTGTTTTAACCGGAAGTTCACAAACAACTTCAGATGCAGGTTCGTCATTAGTGAGTGTTGCAAATTTGTTTACTTGGTGTTATGTAGGCATTGGTGCAGTGTTGCAGTTACCGCTAGTACAAGTGTTGACTTCACTGTTGAATGTTCAGGTTCTTACCATCTCCATGTTATTGTGGGGTGCAGGATTTGTTTTGGTCTGGGTAACTCATCTGATGCCATCAATTGCGATCGCTGGAACGATAGCAGCATTCGCTGTATTATCCATCGCAGGTGCTATTTACAAGCCATTTGCGCCAGCACTGATAGCTGAGTTAGCGCCAAAATCATTGCGAGCGGTTTATCTTGCGATCGGCTATCAATGTTGGTCAATCGGCTATTTTGTTGGTCCGATCTTAGGCGGTTGGGCAATGGATCGCTCCCCAGAAATCGCCCATGACTTATGGATTGCAACCGCTATCAGCAGCTTTTTCGGTTTATTCATGCTGCATATTCTCAGACTGAAGAGAGCAGTCTTGGGTACGCAGTAA